AAGTGCAGAGAGTTTTGGTCACCTCCAGGTCCCACTGAGAGACTGGCATCAGAGCCAGGCACGACCTGACAGCTACCAGGGTCTATCCACTCCAGGGCTCTGTTGTTCTGGGTGAGCTGCAAGCTTGTAGAACTCTCAGAGTTGTTGTCTTGGCCAGAGCTCTCTTGGACCTGAACAGGATAGTTGGAAACTAAGAAAGCTGGTGGAGATGAGGTGGATCCATTGCATTCCCCATCTGGAGGAACATTCTCCAAGCTTTGTCCAAAAGCAAAgagattgttttgatttttgagaCGTATGATCTCAGAGTTTCGATAGGCAGTCACAGCAATAAACTCTGTGTCTGGGAAAGTGAAGGTGTATGTTGAGGAGGAGGAAGCAGGCATGTGCTGCTTTCCATCACTGATTTCTTCAATGTGGAGCCTGGGCTGGTATTTGTGGAGAGATTTCAGTAACATTGGGGCCTGGCTGCCATTCTTGCAAGCTATCTTCTTGTGGGTGAGCTTGAGTTTTTTAAAGgatatctctctgtccat
This window of the Gracilinanus agilis isolate LMUSP501 unplaced genomic scaffold, AgileGrace unplaced_scaffold59736, whole genome shotgun sequence genome carries:
- the LOC123256496 gene encoding T-box transcription factor TBX21-like; protein product: MIPFLSYKIQGMDPSALYHIFVEMGPVDQNHWQYRSSQWLPYKDEEEEDNLPGNHFYQHPDSPNTGAHWMDREISFKKLKLTHKKIACKNGSQAPMLLKSLHKYQPRLHIEEISDGKQHMPASSSSTYTFTFPDTEFIAVTAYRNSEIIRLKNQNNLFAFGQSLENVPPDGECNGSTSSPPAFLVSNYPVQVQESSGQDNNSESSTSLQLTQNNRALEWIDPGSCQVVPGSDASLSVGPG